The DNA window atgactGTCTCGTAGCGTGTTATGACACtgggttatgatgtgttatgactGTCTCATAGCGTGTTATGACACtgggttatgatgtgttatgactgtctcataacgtgttatgacactgggttatgatgtgttatgactgtctcataacgtgttatgacactgggttatgatgtgttatgactgtctcataacgtgttatgacactgggttatgatgtgttatgactGTCTCGTAGCGTGTTATGACACtgggttatgatgtgttatgactgtctcataacgtgttatgacactgggttatgatgtgttatgactGTCTCCTAACGTGTTATGACACtgggttatgatgtgttatgaccgtctcataacgtgttatgacactgggttatgatgtgttatgaccGTCTCGTAGCGTGTTATGACACtgggttatgatgtgttatgaccGTCTCGTAGCGTGCTATGACACtgggttatgatgtgttatgactGTCTCGTAGCGTGTTATGACACtgggttatgatgtgttatgactGTCTCGTAGCGTGTTATGACACTGGTTTATGATATGTTATTACTGTCTCATAACGTGTTATGACACtgggttatgatgtgttatgactgtctcataatgtgttatgacactaggtttatgatgtgttatgaCTGTCTCATAACGTGTTATAACACTGGGTTATGATGTGCTATGACCGTCTCATAACGTGTTATGACACTgagtgtcaagtaaagtgtcacCAATACATCGCACCCTACATTGAAAGCTTACCCAGTATCAAAGACTTGGCTAGACAATCTCCGAATGTCATgacactttttggtgttttgtaacataccagataggtgcagtgaaatgtgtcattttacagggtcagtcatagtacggtgcccctggagcaaatttattttttacattttttttttttttaacctttatttaactaggaaagtcagttaagaacacattcttattttcaatgacggcctaggaacagtgggttaactgcctgatgACTGTTAAGTGCATTGCTCAAGGACAAATCTTGAGAACTTGGCAACCATGTTCTGTACATGTTTTGTGGaacgttgatggaatattctcccaACCCTTAGCAAACTGGACACTTGAATGTTCTCGCAACATTAATTTTGTATATTCTGATAACATTGTAACCACGTTGTAACCTATAGTAGTTCTGCTTGACATTAGGGGCTGTTCTCTTAACTTAAACACCAAAACATGCTAAAAAGGTTCACAGAAGGTGTTTGCTAACATAGATAGAATGTTCCCCTAACTAACGGAAAACTGGACACTCAAACATTAGGGGAACATTACGGGTAACATTGCAAAAAGATTCTCTCTCCATAGAATTGTTAACTGCGTTGTCACCCCTTACAATCGATACCAGCAATACATCATGCCAGGTTTTGAATCGTCGCCTTTGGAAAATACTGTAGCTACATTGACTTTGATCAAGAGAACACACTTGCCAATGTTCTGTTATCAACTCATATCAACTCAAATTCTGGAGACTAATGGAATTTTACCCTGTTAACTGCTCTCTGaatcaaaaaaacattttatgtaTGTCTTCCAGGGAATGTTAAAGATTTACTCTCTCCATAGATATCTCAGCTATACAGAATAAGAGGGTAGTTGTGTAAAATACTATTTAAATCAAGTACATTAATAAAAACCCTCATCTGGCACTAAAGGCTTTGCCTTGCTATCCATAATGCAGACTGATCTCATGGTTATTAGTTCCCCCTGCAAAACAAACCTGGGATAATCACCCCATGAGTCTCAGTATAACATCCAGATGAAAACTCAACATAGCTTCTAGTGCCTGTTGTACTGTCATATTAAAGCTCTGTTGTTTTGTCAGTCCGAACTGTGAGCAGTGCTGCTGATGCAGTGCTTGGTGGTGAAATGAGAAGCTGAATGTTTGTTACGTAAGCACCATTACAGCAGTAGTTCATGGCCACCCTCTCTCACCATGGCAAGCACCGCCTGCGGCCTGTCATTAACCTTGACTCTGTTTCCACTGTGGACCCCCCTTCAACTCCTGCCTGTGTGGATCTGCAGGGAAAGTGCAGGTCATCCATCCACACAATGTACGCACCGCTTTCGGGATGTGTCAAACCTCCATGCATCGGGTTTACACAAAGCCTCATAACATCGACGATATTCATGTATTTTACTGTATCCGAACCATGCAGACTTCTTGGTCCTAATGTTTTTGAATACCCTCTCATTTCTAGACAACTGCTGTCTTGTTCAGATGTAAGTCAGTGAGAATGGGAGCATTGCATTTTTGGCTGCAGCCCAGCATGTCACTTACAGACACAGAGCAGAATGAGGCTGTGGTACAGTATTACGGACACAGAGCAGAATGAGGCTGTGGTACAGTATTACGGACACAGAGAAGAATGAAGCTGTGGTACAGTATTACGGACACAGAGCAGAATGAGGCTGTGGTACAGTATTACGGAGACAGGGCAGAATGAGGCTGTGGTACAGTATTACGGACACAGAGCAGAATGAGGCTGTGGTACAGTATTACGGACACAGAGCAGAATGAGGCTGTGGTACAGTATTACGGACACAGAGCAGAATGAGGCTGTGGTACAGTATTACGGACACAGAGCAGAATGAGGCTGTGGTACAGTATTACGGACACAGAGCAGAATGAAGCTGTGGTACAGTATTACGGACACAGAGAAGAATGAGCCTGTGGTACAGTATTACGGACACAGAGCAGAATGAGGCTGTGGTACAGTATTACGGACACAGAGCAGAATGAGGCTGTGGTACAGTATTACGGATACAGAGCAGAATGAGGCTGTGGTACAGTATTACGGACATAGAGCAAAATGGGTTAAAGTATCTTCTCCTCCATACCACCACAGCCACTGatttcacagttgagctcagctgAATGGCTCTGCGCTGAGTCACATTACCTGGATGACTGAGATTAGAAAGAGCCACTAATTGAATGTGAACTGCTCGGCACAGTGTGGTCACCCAGGGCCTTGTTTCCACCCACACCAATACACAATGTGTATGGATACTCTTCTTTAGACTGTAACTGCAACATTATTCTTCAATGGAAACATTTAACAAATGACATATGCTTGTAGATCATTTCCCACAATGGTGTCAATTTATGGACAGTTGCTTGAAAATGGGATTAAAAGAGCAGATGTATTTTTGTTATATCAGATCAGAGTGACATTGACTTTGACAGATCAGACACTGACTGCTTTGTGGTTTGTTTTTCTTTTGTAAAAATGGAATGAAAGGCTATTTCAACTCTTTCATCCTCatgaaataaaatgaaaaaaaatgtgtgtCATTGTTTACAGGAGTCAATTCCTATTGATCCTCCACAAAGACATGATTTTCGAAGAAACGGTTGCAATCAAACTAGAGGATCACACCAAGTCACCCCATCTAAATACATATAAATCAATGGCACAGGTGAAAAATGAACATACACGTTTATTCTACATGTAGTAAGGGCACATATTGTACAAACTGTAAACTAGGTACTGTAATACATTTGAGGATTGTTTTTCTTCAACACCTTCTTGACAACTGCAGCACATTATTTCATCTGACTGACGAGTGCCTGGACTTTTCAATAAATCCACACTGAAAAACAGCACAAACAGTTTTCTACTCACATTTAAGGAttctaagattttttttttaaaagcacttGTGTTCACATCTAGATTTGAACATTATACAATACTGTTTTCCATTTTATGTTTACATGAAGGTTTGCTGTTGAATGTCGAGGTAGGGGTGCCATCATAAATAAATAATCTTAACAAAATGAGCTGGAGAACAACACCCTTGCAGTTGGACCCATCCAAAAAGGATGTTGTTTAATGTCATACAAGGAGACAGTTATATATTCCTATTTGTCATTTGATGCAGAGGAATGCTTTGCTGTCAGCTAGGTTAACAAAAGCACTGTTACATGTGATGTCACAACAAACATCTAGACAGAACAACACACTTGTTTCTCATAACCTGTGGGGCACCCCTAGGAAAGACATTTGAGCAAACAAGGCATTCTGCTTTTGTAATTTTGCAATGTAATGCCCAATTCATAAAGTGCCAGCAAACTGTGGTGAGCAGAGTTAAACATGACTGGTAAATTTGGCGGCTTAAATCTATCTCAGGAATTATACAGATATAGCAACAAGCAAGATAGTTAAACCATCTAAAACCAAAATGAATATTAATCTGTATAAATGTATAAAACCAAAAACTCTGGACAACCCTCAGATACTTCAAAGTGCCATGCCAGTGTCATAATTGTTCATATGGCTAAGAAAATGAAACTCATAAAACTTTACAAAACATTGTCATCTCACAGCGTGAGCTTCACATTCAGCAAAATCATTGGAAACAAAATATGAATAGACAATTGTTTATATAGGGCATCTTTACGCAGGCCCAATTACCTAGTTGTATGCCCAGGTGTGCGTGTTGTGATAGAACCACAGAGGGGAACAGCAGGGAAGGATTGTTTACTAATGAACTAAATCCCTCTGAGTAACAGCTTTCTCCACTGATTAGACGGGGCCTGACAGGAGGAGCACTGAGCAAACAAAGACAGTCTTCTAGAATGTTCCCCATAGCTGCTCAGATTATGCAGAGTTCATTTTTTTATAGTAGATTTGAGCAGACTCATGTTTGTAAATAATTAGAAAATAAATTATAAGCAAAGGATATAGTTAATCATAGAGAGACTGGTCAATATTTGGGAATAGGACAACTGATATGGTAGAAAATGGAAAAAGGCCAACCTTCACTTCACATAGATGCTGCTGTTTTGCCTTCGTCAAAGACATAATGCGTTTGGAAAAACCTTTTTAAAATCAGATGCTACTATATCAAGTcagcactttaaaaaaaaaaaacgtgtttaTTATGGTATTGATGGCTTCTAGCACCCCTTGACAATTGGAGTAGAGCTGAGCAGTGGGCACGTTCCACCTTcatctacaacatgacagagacagaggtcTTCTCAGAGACAGTTCATATTTTGGCACTTGTCATAGAAGGCTAGACTTGATGGACATACACTCTTAATAATCCAGGGCCAGGCAAATAAAATGAGGTCATAAAAACTCAATAGGATTACAGGAGGGGGTGGAGCTAGGTGGCTTCTCAACCTCTTTTTGTAACTCATAAGTAACATGCTGATTCAAAAACGTTCTCCCTGTTGCATTTTACCAAATTTGATTTCCCAGAACCAATTTAAGACTAATACCATTAAATTACCATTGATGTATGACAACTCCATGCTTTTACACCTGTCGATACAAGAACAAGGCTGAGGCCTGGAAACAACTGAGCCACAATGCATTAACTCTAGTTCATTTTGACATCAAAACCATGTGCCGTAGACTTCCCATCATGGGAGCTATGATAAATTGGAATTGTAAAGAGTGTTAAAATATGTCCTTCACCCAATGCACACCACAAAATTCAATTGTCCTAATTCCAATGTAGAGTCATGCAATGCCTCCTGAAATGAAAAACCATACAGGTACTAATTGAAAGCCTTAAAACCACACTAGCTCTATAGAATTGCTCCTCATTTTCACGAACAGCGTATTGTTTGCCATCGGTCAAATTCAATATTGCATAGAAAACATCTCAACAGTCACAGCTACAAATGAGATAATTGATCAGGAGAGTGACAGGACCAAATCATTCAGTGGGTGTTTAACAATCTGGCTGCTATGAGCACAACAACAGTCCCACTGTTCCCTAAAACATCATAGCTCCAGCTAAAACAATTCACAATATCAGTTTTCAGCGGTTTACCAAAGGTCAATTGTGTTCTGGCTGTGTGGCTGTTGACTTGCATAAGGTGCAATAATTACATTTTTCAATTATGCATTGACGGCATTTACTGCTGCTCACTTAGCTGATTGTTTCCATGCAAACTGACCATTAATAGAATCAGAATCAGCTCTCTGCATTAGGACAGTAGAAGGTTGCGtcctaatatagtgcactacttttgaccagagcctttagggaataggatgccaattGTAAAACACTTGAAGAAATGTCTGATGGGCCCTGACTTGCCAAAAGAATCACTGATGCCCTAAGAGTGTGAAGAGGTACCACTTTTTAGGAGAAGACGTGTCTAGTGGGAGAGAGTAATGAGGATGAAGTTGGGAGAGAACTGTGTCCACGGTGATGCCTATGCTACAGctacactggttgacttgacttgACTTGCTGATGCGATGATGGGTGCTAGGAGGGCTTAGAAAGTAGGCCCTGTTTCACACAGGACTGTTGGTTCTTTAAAATCAGGTCCGCCAGTTAGTTTTTTTAAATCAGGTTTGACAGTTTGTTCTATTAAATCAGGTTTGTCAATTTGTTCTTTAAAATCAGGTTTGACAGTTTGTTCTTTAAAATCAGGTTTGACAGTTTGTTCTTTAAAATCAGGTTTGACAGTTTGTTCTTTAAAATCAGGTTTGACAGTTTGTTCTATAAAATCAGATTTGACAGTTTGTTCTATAAAATCAGGTTTGACAGTTTGTTCTTTAAAATCAGGTTTGACAGTTGGTTCTTTAAAATCAGGTTTGACAGTTGGTTCTTTAAAATCAGGTTTGACAGTTGGTTCTTTAAAATCAGGTTTGACAGAAGTTTCTTTGAAATCCAGTGTGACAATCAGAGTGAGCTCCATCAACACTTTTGCATTTCCCAATTGGGAAAATCATGTACTACAAAAGGGGAATGCAACTAAAATATATAGAAATATGACATACTTGGCATAAGACGTTGTATCTCTGTGAAAATGAAAGGTATTTAAAGCCTCCGTAACTGTTCTATCAAATGCATACATGTGTATACACCATACCTTACCACAACCCTACCACGCTGAGGCTTACCACTTCAATTTCACAACAACACAAATGCACGAATTGATGAGGGTTGTTTTGAACCATTTTCACCATCCTATGGCCTCTCTCCATATTATTTTAGTCAGTTATCATTAACCAGAAGTGCATTCAACTCTCTAATAAATTATGATGATTATtataaataacattttaaataattataCACTGTTGTTGACATCGAAAAAAACAATCAAAACCAATTATCTTTATAGTTATCTTTGTAAGAATATGAAACACGCTGTACATATAGATGTAAAGCACTTACCTACGAGACATTTTGCTAATATTTCTACTTCTTTCTCCATGTTATAACAGCTTCCAGGATATTTGTCACTACTGTGTACACATGCAAATGTATACATATTAGTAAATACAACACATGTATACACGTGTGTATTTCGTTTTACTTTATTCAAGTTATGGAACATTTATCAACAAATCTGTCTATACTTTAATAATAAATGCTGAAGGTGTTTTGCAGATAGTTATCCAGGATAAAGTGCCTTCATTTGAAACATTCTGTAGATTTCCATAGTGATTTGAGTTTTAAGGTTCGCAGTGAAGCTCAGTTTGTATATACCACACTTATGCTAGGCATACTGCCAAGTCTCTCCCTCTGGGTTACTTCTCATGTTTGTATACCAATACATACACCCGTCAACATGTCACAGTTTTGTGTTGGCCGTTCTGAGTTATAGGATTAATCTTTTCCAGTGACACATCGGCATCGCTGCCCAAGTTCCCAGAAAGGGACGGGGACAGTTTCTCCATGGTCTTAATCCCAACCCCATCCTTCTTCTGCAGCTCCTCCTCCTGACACAGGATGCTGTGGGGAATCACATAGGTGGCATTGTTGCTTTCCTTGGGAATGTGCCCTTTGGGCTGATACTGGGACGCAGGCGGCTGGGATCCATTGTTGTTGATGCTCACTATCTCTATGGCATTGCTGCCCGGGCAGAGTCTGTGGCAGCCCAGCAGGATGGAGAACGCTTTGCGGAAGTCCGCGTTGAAGGCATATATGATGGGGTTGAGTGAGGAGTTGGCCCAGCCGAACCAGACGAACACGTCGAAGGTGCCGGGGCTGATGCAGAGGAAATCAGAGGGGCCGTTGGGCTCACAGAAGGGTACCATGCAGTTGAGGATGAAGAAGGGCAGCCAGCAGCACACAAACACCCCCATTATGACAGAGAGGGTCTTTAGGACTTTGGTTTCTCTTTTGAAAGACATCTTGAAGGAGCTCTCCGTCTCCATGTTGGAGTTGTTCCCCATACTGCTGTGGCGGTTCTTGGCACTCTCCGCAGCCCTCTCCAGTGCTGAGATCCTCCTGATTTGTATCTGGGCAATTCTGTAAATCCGGGTGTAAGTCACGATCATGATTGCCACAGGGATGTAGAAgctgatgagggaggaggagatggcATAGGTCCTGTTAAGGCTGGAGTCGCAGTTGTCCGGCGGCAGCTCACCGTAAGTGCCGTTGAGCTCCAACACCGCAGCCTTGTGCCAGTTCAACTGCACAGGGATGAAAGAGATGAGCACAGACAGCGTCCATGCCACACTGATCATAATAAACGCCACCTTGGGTGTCATCTTCCTCTCGTAGCGGAATGGGCTTGAGATCGCCCAGTATCTGTCCACGCTGATGACACATAAGTTCAAAATGGACGCTGTTGAGCACATGATGTCGAACGCCACCCAGACATTACAGAAGGCACCGAACGGCCAGAAGCCCACGATCTCCGTTGCTGCCTTCCATGGCATCACCAAGATGGCCACCAGCAGGTCTGAAATGGCCAAAGAGATCACAAAGAAGTTGGTGACCTTTGAGCGCAGGTGGCGGAACTTGGTGACTGCAACACATACCAGTGTGTTCCCCAGCAGTGTGGTCAGGATGAGCGCAAAGAGAAAGCAGCCTGTCAGAACGCGCTTGGATGAGTCTCTCTCCAGCAAATTATCGCTATCGCGGACCGTGGAGAAGTTCAAATCCATGTTTCTGTCAGCTTGTAGAGATAGAAATCACCCCATAATTCCAATCACCTGAACTCAGGCCAATTAGATGGAAAATGAACCCTTGGCCGCTTGCCTGGGGGCCATCAAGTCTGGAAGCTGGTTCACCATGCTCATCACAGCAATCATCCTGCAGAATAGTGTCTATAAATATTTCAAAAAGCACTCTTTATAAATGAGCCAAAAAATGCACCCTGTTCATGAATTCTCAAAGACATTCTACTGTCAGAGCAGCAGTTTTCAACTATGGATATTCCATCTGTTATTGAAGAGTTTCATATGATGTACCTACGAATTTAAACTTTTACTCTGCTTTATCATATGTCTATTTCAATGACCTGTCAGCAGTCATCTGAAAATTTCACACCATATTCTCGCAGGCATGTTCAGTAAACAGAGGCTAGGCCAATCATTAGCCTTATATACGGGCTCGTCGATACAGTCTATTGATCATATTAACACTGTGTTTATCTGATTTGTTTAATGACTGACGAGGCGTGTCCGTGTGATTATATTCGTGCCCTTATTGACGCTCCATCCAGGACAAGCAACTGCAGGGCACATGCACTGGACAAGATGCCTGACGCTTTGGACGGTGATGGAAATGTAGACATGCAGTTGCAATATTGTTGAACTGAAATGCACACGCATCATAACAACAAAATAAATACATCGTCCGTATCTTTACGCATGAAACGTGGCATATGTAG is part of the Oncorhynchus clarkii lewisi isolate Uvic-CL-2024 chromosome 10, UVic_Ocla_1.0, whole genome shotgun sequence genome and encodes:
- the LOC139419429 gene encoding D(1)-like dopamine receptor produces the protein MDLNFSTVRDSDNLLERDSSKRVLTGCFLFALILTTLLGNTLVCVAVTKFRHLRSKVTNFFVISLAISDLLVAILVMPWKAATEIVGFWPFGAFCNVWVAFDIMCSTASILNLCVISVDRYWAISSPFRYERKMTPKVAFIMISVAWTLSVLISFIPVQLNWHKAAVLELNGTYGELPPDNCDSSLNRTYAISSSLISFYIPVAIMIVTYTRIYRIAQIQIRRISALERAAESAKNRHSSMGNNSNMETESSFKMSFKRETKVLKTLSVIMGVFVCCWLPFFILNCMVPFCEPNGPSDFLCISPGTFDVFVWFGWANSSLNPIIYAFNADFRKAFSILLGCHRLCPGSNAIEIVSINNNGSQPPASQYQPKGHIPKESNNATYVIPHSILCQEEELQKKDGVGIKTMEKLSPSLSGNLGSDADVSLEKINPITQNGQHKTVTC